The Ananas comosus cultivar F153 unplaced genomic scaffold, ASM154086v1, whole genome shotgun sequence genome includes a region encoding these proteins:
- the LOC109704000 gene encoding uncharacterized protein LOC109704000, with protein sequence MEKASSKELMSLEEWEFLDFGHDGRDLSQKIFFDPKGIINMDYFICPSHPTPPIPPHPAHVETHQDDGDGDAGGGGDGPPCKDIPVVVLPDQDPVSQVVFFFKKTRDAEFVDMKMGSPMAGAKLIVPHVEPDPILFDEEEGPYSSTEVAEDKASKKNSAELIKEEEEEEEEDGDSNMCSEDKKGNQLLEGIGFTVWRWRVNGIGALCSIGVAAAATICVFILGGKHKHQQQHQHQHQHQHQKHQQQKLQFQIYTEDKRIKQAVQQATRLNQAISAMRGAPITRAHISFGGYYDGL encoded by the exons ATGGAAAAGGCTTCTTCCAAGGAGCTGATGAGCCTCGAGGAGTGGGAGTTCCTGGACTTTGGCCATGATGGTAGGGACTTGTCCCAGAAGATCTTCTTTGATCCCAAGGGGATCATCAACATGGATTACTTCATCTGCCCATCTCACCCCACTCCTCCAATCCCCCCTCACCCGGCCCATGTGGAGACCCACCAAGATGATGGAGATGGTGATGCtggtggcggcggcgatggACCTCCTTGCAAGGATATTCCGGTGGTGGTCTTACCGGACCAAGATCCGGTCTCCCAGgtcgtcttcttcttcaagAAGACCAGGGACGCCGAATTCGTCGACATGAAGATGGGCTCCCCCATGGCCGGCGCCAAGCTGATCGTGCCTCACGTCGAGCCTGATCCGATCTTGTTTGATGAGGAGGAAGGGCCTTACAGTTCTACGGAGGTTGCCGAGGATAAGGCGTCGAAGAAGAATTCGGCGGAACTAAttaaagaagaggaggaggaggaggaggaggatggcgACAGCAACATGTGTTCCGAAGACAAAAAAGGGAACCAGTTGCTGGAGGGAATCGGATTCACTGTGTGGAGGTGGAGAGTGAATGGGATCGGAGCACTCTGCTCGATTGGAGTGGCTGCTGCTGCAACCATCTGTGTCTTTATATTGGGCGGCAAGCACAAGCACCAGCagcagcaccagcaccagcaccagcaccagcaccagaAGCACCAGCAACAGAAGCTCCAGTTTCAGATCTACACTGAAGACAAG AGGATTAAACAGGCGGTGCAGCAGGCCACGAGGCTGAACCAGGCAATCTCAGCAATGAGAGGAGCTCCCATCACAAGGGCTCACATCTCATTTGGTGGCTACTATGACGGGCTTTAA